A single Photobacterium toruni DNA region contains:
- a CDS encoding UvrD-helicase domain-containing protein gives MQLNLHPIKKLWNQIWNRKQFVFLSSSSLNVQQSKNVIEISLDSLVNLSIKKGWLFHSLVIEAEDQHVVLKGYRQSDLLTFNQCIVTALLEIISNSNKWQLYQQSLDKLDAKNIYLSSYEWQPIALVYQLVSKLQNLGISSEQLVSPLQKQVFEEAKLLLKETISELGRDLHNKLVTPLLVNKYKKFFDEVEKNPLTDKQRVACVVNDDHTLVIAGAGTGKTATLVGKAGYLITANIAKAENILMLAFGNKAALEMNERIADRLSVSAGLLKASTFHALGNQILANHYGVKRSITSFTEQPAQFTKFIDSTLSSLAEQSFQFKSTLVHYFSSLSTPGKSDLDFESIEEYNEFLSGCRLVTLNNEWVKSVGELRIANYLALNGIKYQYETPYKIDTRSVERRQYQPDFYLPDVDIYIEYLGLDEHNNTAPYIDKDEYLASLEWKRQLHTSNKTTMLELYTYQLKRGQLQLLLAAALDEHDVIRSPIEIDTLFQQLKEANSSQWQGFVDLLKRFLGLYKEGQFDIDLVRSKLMKGGYDVERTQAFLGIFEPVLIAYQEHLASTECIDFSDMIAEATSIIEKGDFQHSYTHILVDEFQDISEGRAKLLKALLASKPNMRLFAVGDDWQSIYHFNGADLSLFTEFPAAFTPATTVPLDKTFRFNDKIHEVSSRFVMNNPAQIKKNITTHEQLNAPAVRLVDIKKEIETLTSITNMKDKKNQAYINVLQRALSTLNRSADQKGKVASVLIIGRFRQENTAQLKGFDISKLSYTHLNISYVTAHASKGLEADYVILFGVDTGVFPSTRENDELIDLVLPNKDNFIYGEERRLFYVALTRAKHFVYVIFDNDKSSPFLSEITKFGLQYVDNKLAPQLAKWRCNQCKKGELRPFTTKYNKTLYKCSFAPACDMLVNSCKHCNSPLEVNVKGFRRCRGCGEIEIGCLRCGIGTMVARCENDPNRETFYGCNRFRRGADDSCRENITAAAYQQRLKDARG, from the coding sequence ATGCAATTAAATCTACATCCAATAAAAAAGTTATGGAATCAGATCTGGAATCGAAAGCAATTTGTATTTCTATCATCTTCTAGTTTAAATGTTCAGCAATCAAAAAATGTAATTGAAATTTCACTCGATTCACTAGTTAACTTATCAATTAAAAAGGGATGGTTATTTCATTCATTGGTAATTGAAGCTGAAGATCAACATGTTGTTCTAAAAGGTTATCGCCAATCTGATTTACTGACTTTTAATCAATGTATTGTCACTGCGCTTTTAGAAATAATATCAAATAGTAATAAGTGGCAACTTTATCAACAATCATTAGATAAATTGGACGCCAAAAATATTTATTTATCTTCTTATGAATGGCAACCAATTGCTTTGGTTTATCAATTGGTATCTAAGTTACAGAACTTAGGTATCTCATCAGAACAATTGGTAAGCCCGCTGCAAAAACAGGTGTTTGAAGAAGCAAAATTACTGCTTAAAGAAACCATTAGTGAGTTAGGGCGTGATCTTCATAATAAGCTAGTAACACCTTTATTAGTTAATAAATATAAAAAATTCTTTGATGAGGTCGAGAAAAATCCATTAACGGATAAGCAGCGAGTGGCTTGTGTTGTTAATGATGATCATACTCTCGTGATTGCTGGTGCAGGAACAGGAAAAACAGCAACCTTAGTCGGAAAAGCGGGTTACCTTATAACGGCTAATATTGCTAAGGCTGAGAATATCCTTATGCTTGCTTTCGGCAACAAAGCGGCATTGGAGATGAATGAACGTATCGCAGATCGTCTATCTGTGAGCGCTGGACTATTAAAAGCGAGTACGTTCCATGCATTAGGAAATCAAATTCTAGCTAACCATTATGGCGTTAAACGCTCAATAACATCGTTTACTGAGCAGCCTGCTCAATTCACGAAATTTATTGACTCAACGTTAAGCTCTCTAGCTGAACAAAGTTTTCAATTTAAATCTACTCTTGTTCATTATTTTTCTAGTTTAAGTACGCCAGGAAAATCAGACCTCGACTTTGAATCTATCGAAGAATATAACGAATTCTTATCCGGATGCCGTTTAGTTACTTTAAATAATGAGTGGGTGAAAAGTGTTGGTGAGCTACGAATTGCTAATTATTTAGCGTTGAATGGCATTAAATACCAATATGAAACACCATATAAAATTGATACAAGAAGTGTTGAACGTAGACAGTATCAACCTGATTTTTACTTGCCCGATGTAGATATCTATATTGAGTATCTTGGATTAGATGAACATAACAATACTGCTCCTTATATTGATAAAGATGAGTATTTAGCAAGCCTTGAATGGAAGCGTCAATTACATACATCTAACAAGACAACTATGTTGGAATTATATACTTATCAATTAAAAAGAGGACAATTACAGTTGTTGTTAGCTGCAGCATTGGATGAGCATGATGTTATTAGAAGCCCTATAGAAATTGATACATTATTTCAACAGTTAAAAGAGGCTAATAGCAGCCAGTGGCAAGGTTTTGTCGATTTATTAAAGCGTTTTCTTGGTTTATATAAGGAAGGGCAGTTTGATATAGATTTAGTTAGAAGTAAGCTAATGAAAGGGGGATATGATGTTGAAAGAACGCAAGCGTTTTTAGGTATTTTTGAACCAGTTTTAATCGCGTATCAAGAGCATCTAGCCAGCACTGAATGTATTGATTTTAGTGACATGATTGCGGAAGCGACATCTATTATTGAAAAAGGTGATTTTCAGCATTCTTATACGCATATTTTAGTCGATGAGTTTCAAGATATATCAGAAGGACGAGCCAAACTACTTAAGGCGTTATTGGCGTCAAAACCTAATATGCGCTTATTTGCTGTTGGTGATGATTGGCAGTCTATTTATCATTTTAATGGTGCTGATTTATCATTATTTACGGAATTTCCAGCAGCATTTACACCCGCAACAACCGTTCCGTTAGATAAAACATTTCGTTTCAATGATAAGATACATGAAGTGAGTAGCCGATTTGTTATGAATAATCCGGCTCAAATTAAAAAAAATATTACAACGCATGAGCAATTAAATGCGCCAGCGGTTAGGTTAGTTGATATTAAGAAAGAGATAGAAACTTTAACTTCAATTACCAATATGAAGGATAAGAAAAATCAAGCATATATAAACGTCTTACAGCGTGCTTTATCAACGCTAAATCGATCTGCCGATCAGAAAGGTAAAGTCGCATCTGTGTTAATTATTGGGCGATTCCGTCAAGAAAATACAGCACAATTGAAAGGTTTTGATATATCAAAACTCTCTTATACCCACTTAAATATTAGTTATGTTACCGCCCATGCGAGTAAAGGTTTAGAAGCTGATTATGTTATTTTATTTGGCGTTGATACTGGCGTGTTTCCCTCTACTAGAGAAAATGATGAGTTAATAGATTTGGTTTTACCAAACAAAGATAATTTTATTTATGGTGAAGAACGTCGCTTATTTTATGTTGCGTTAACCCGAGCAAAACACTTTGTTTATGTGATATTTGATAACGATAAAAGTAGTCCATTTTTATCTGAAATAACGAAGTTTGGCTTGCAGTATGTTGATAACAAGTTAGCCCCTCAATTAGCAAAATGGCGTTGTAATCAATGCAAGAAAGGGGAGCTTCGTCCGTTTACGACTAAATACAATAAAACGCTCTATAAATGTTCTTTTGCGCCAGCTTGCGATATGTTAGTAAATAGCTGTAAGCATTGTAATTCACCATTAGAAGTTAATGTTAAAGGTTTTAGACGTTGCCGTGGCTGCGGCGAGATAGAAATCGGCTGTTTGCGTTGTGGCATTGGTACTATGGTCGCTCGTTGCGAGAATGATCCTAATCGCGAGACATTTTATGGATGCAATCGTTTTAGGCGTGGCGCTGATGATTCGTGTCGAGAAAATATAACTGCAGCTGCTTACCAACAGCGGTTAAAAGATGCTCGCGGATAG
- a CDS encoding 3'-5' exonuclease has protein sequence MAILIPALTTCLKKMTLGEKRFARRLESHLEDDYLCWFDIPVGKKRRYPDFIILHPDRGLLFLEVKDWKLSSISDLTSTQVTLHTDKGLERKANPLELVRQCTYTVLNKLKYDLQLINHEGKYKGSLVFPYGYGVVLTNITRKQLDDAIPLDAQDTVLQPHLVICKDEMTESVDIEVFQSQLWGMFNYTFPNKLTLPQIDRIRWHLYPEIRIQSSDQVLLFDEDDFEFEHENFSGNMPDIIKIMDIQQEQLARSLGEGHRVIHGVAGSGKTLILGYRCLHLAALLHKPILVLCFNITLASKLRSFIRDKEIEHKVQVYHFHDWCGQQLRTYHIKLVDGDNAVWERQVDSVIAGVDNGDIPRAQYGAVLIDEGHDFEADWLKLITQMVDPDTNSLLLLYDDAQSIYKHKNGLNFLLSSVGIQAQGRTTILKLNYRNTQDILKFSYQFAQTYFEQADHDDIPVIKPEAAGISGDKPIVRQFSDAESEVHFLVRCINKWLADGQLLQNIAILYPSSYMGKKAFDALKKAGIDCIWLAKSDYKKKYDPKKNQLAILPIHSSKGLEFDTVVIIDSNHR, from the coding sequence ATGGCTATTTTGATCCCTGCGTTAACCACATGTCTAAAAAAGATGACACTGGGAGAGAAGCGCTTTGCTCGTCGGCTTGAAAGTCACTTAGAAGATGATTATTTGTGCTGGTTTGATATACCAGTGGGAAAAAAGCGTCGTTATCCTGATTTTATTATATTACACCCTGATCGTGGTTTACTTTTCCTTGAAGTCAAAGATTGGAAGTTATCATCAATTTCTGATCTTACTAGCACTCAAGTTACATTACATACAGATAAAGGATTAGAGCGAAAAGCAAACCCTTTAGAGCTGGTTAGACAGTGCACCTACACGGTATTAAATAAACTAAAATATGATCTTCAATTAATTAATCATGAAGGGAAATATAAAGGTTCATTAGTATTTCCTTATGGTTATGGCGTGGTATTAACAAATATTACTCGCAAACAATTAGATGATGCCATCCCCCTTGATGCGCAAGATACTGTCTTACAACCACATTTAGTTATTTGTAAAGATGAAATGACTGAGAGTGTTGATATAGAAGTATTCCAGAGTCAATTATGGGGAATGTTTAACTATACATTTCCGAATAAATTAACGCTTCCTCAAATAGATCGTATTAGGTGGCATCTTTATCCTGAAATACGTATTCAGTCATCAGATCAAGTATTGTTATTTGATGAGGATGATTTCGAATTTGAGCATGAAAATTTTTCAGGAAATATGCCAGATATCATCAAGATAATGGATATCCAGCAAGAACAGTTAGCCAGAAGCTTAGGGGAAGGGCATCGTGTTATTCATGGTGTTGCAGGATCAGGGAAAACACTTATTTTAGGTTATCGTTGTCTTCATTTGGCAGCCTTACTACACAAACCAATATTAGTATTGTGCTTTAATATTACACTGGCATCAAAATTGCGTAGTTTTATACGAGATAAAGAAATAGAGCATAAAGTACAGGTTTATCATTTCCATGATTGGTGTGGACAACAATTGCGTACTTATCATATTAAGTTAGTTGATGGTGATAATGCTGTTTGGGAAAGACAAGTTGATAGTGTTATTGCAGGAGTTGATAACGGCGATATACCTAGAGCGCAGTATGGTGCAGTTTTAATTGATGAAGGGCATGATTTTGAAGCGGATTGGCTAAAGTTAATTACCCAGATGGTTGATCCTGATACAAACTCATTATTATTACTATATGACGATGCTCAGTCTATTTATAAGCATAAAAATGGGCTTAATTTTTTATTGTCTAGTGTTGGTATTCAAGCACAAGGTCGTACAACGATCTTAAAATTAAACTATCGTAATACTCAAGATATACTGAAATTCTCATATCAGTTTGCTCAAACGTATTTTGAACAAGCAGATCATGATGATATACCAGTGATTAAACCTGAAGCAGCAGGGATTTCAGGCGATAAGCCAATTGTTCGGCAGTTTTCAGATGCTGAATCAGAAGTTCACTTCTTAGTAAGATGCATTAATAAATGGCTCGCAGATGGACAATTATTACAAAATATAGCCATTTTATATCCAAGTAGTTATATGGGTAAAAAAGCATTTGATGCATTAAAAAAAGCAGGAATAGATTGTATTTGGCTCGCTAAATCAGACTATAAGAAAAAGTATGATCCTAAAAAGAACCAGTTAGCTATTTTACCTATTCATAGTAGTAAAGGTCTTGAGTTTGATACGGTTGTAATCATCGATAGTAATCATCGATAG